The Caldicellulosiruptor changbaiensis genome has a segment encoding these proteins:
- the tyrS gene encoding tyrosine--tRNA ligase, giving the protein MDIEHQLKVFKKGAAEIITEEELIEKLKQDRPLNIKLGLDPNVPDVHLGHAVVLRKLKQLQDLGHNIILIIGDFTAMIGDPTGKSETRKQLTKEEVQKNAEPFKQQVLKILDPQKTTIRYNSEWLEPMNFLDVINLASKYTVARMLERETFRQRMEKNLPLSIHEFFYPLMQGYDSVVIEADVELGATEQKFNILMGRTLQKEYGCKTIQVALLMPILVGTDGVNKMSKSLGNYIGINEPPNIMYGKVMSIPDEIMISYYELTTDLEPEEIEEMKRKLEEGTLHPRDAKMRLAREIVKLYHGEEAAKKAEEEFIKVFQKKDIPDNIPEVELVSPKVYLPRFMVENKLCSSTSEGMRLIKSGAVKLNGEKVNELDIELQNGDVLQVGKLKFVKVKLL; this is encoded by the coding sequence ATGGACATAGAACACCAGCTTAAAGTTTTCAAAAAAGGCGCAGCTGAGATAATTACTGAAGAAGAGCTCATTGAAAAGCTAAAGCAGGACAGACCCTTAAACATAAAACTTGGCCTTGACCCAAACGTGCCAGATGTGCATCTTGGGCATGCTGTTGTTTTAAGGAAACTCAAACAGCTTCAGGATTTGGGGCACAACATAATCTTGATAATTGGTGATTTTACAGCAATGATTGGTGACCCGACAGGGAAATCTGAGACGAGGAAACAGCTTACAAAAGAAGAGGTCCAAAAAAATGCAGAGCCATTCAAGCAGCAGGTTTTAAAGATTCTTGACCCGCAAAAGACTACAATTAGATACAACAGCGAATGGCTTGAGCCTATGAATTTTTTAGATGTTATAAACCTGGCATCAAAGTACACAGTTGCAAGAATGCTTGAGCGAGAAACTTTCCGCCAGCGAATGGAGAAGAACTTGCCACTTTCTATACATGAGTTCTTCTACCCGCTTATGCAAGGTTATGACTCTGTTGTGATTGAAGCTGACGTTGAGCTTGGTGCAACAGAACAGAAATTCAATATTCTTATGGGAAGGACGCTGCAAAAGGAGTATGGATGCAAAACAATCCAGGTTGCTCTTTTGATGCCAATTTTGGTTGGTACAGATGGTGTTAACAAGATGAGCAAGAGCCTTGGAAACTATATTGGAATAAATGAACCGCCAAATATAATGTATGGAAAGGTAATGTCAATCCCTGATGAGATTATGATTTCGTACTATGAACTAACAACCGATTTAGAGCCTGAAGAGATTGAAGAGATGAAAAGAAAGCTTGAAGAAGGGACTTTGCATCCAAGAGATGCAAAGATGAGACTTGCAAGAGAGATAGTAAAGCTATACCATGGCGAAGAGGCTGCAAAGAAGGCTGAAGAAGAATTTATAAAAGTGTTCCAGAAAAAAGACATACCAGATAACATTCCAGAGGTTGAGCTTGTGAGTCCCAAGGTTTACCTGCCAAGGTTTATGGTAGAAAATAAACTTTGCTCCTCTACAAGCGAGGGAATGAGGCTTATAAAAAGCGGTGCTGTTAAACTCAACGGTGAGAAGGTAAATGAACTTGACATTGAACTTCAAAACGGCGATGTTTTGCAGGTAGGCAAGCTAAAATTTGTAAAAGTAAAGCTTTTGTAA